One genomic segment of Bernardetia sp. includes these proteins:
- a CDS encoding RtcB family protein, with amino-acid sequence MITGKTLINLGFKQGKWFKEAISYANKHNLEGDNLLNYLQSAEPIVIEPYATPLNYHKNIRAESDEEVANVEQIHKTMEELMKTPTLVEGAVMPDACPTGAVGQIPVGGIAVAKNAIHPAMHSADICCSVMMTNLGHIDPKKVLDKAHALTHFGGGGRKDIFDLPRDLEDKIKSNRFLNTDRSLKFARTHLATQGDGNHFLYVGRSEKTGETMLVTHHGSRGFGANLYTEGMRLAEAFRKQMSPKTLAKNAWIPYDTEEGKAYWEALQIIREWTKLNHKLLHDTTQRRLKVETLDQFWNEHNFVFKEDDLFYHAKGATPLDDKFVPDSKDGLRLIPLNMSEPILIVKGETTDSNLGFAPHGAGRDVSRSQHKRNKADKTKEQVFAEETANLDVRFFSGEIDISELPSAYKNAQNVQDQMKEFGLGEVKDKILPYGCIMAGDWEVNAPWKIKARKKREAKERKAKNKIAKEKYRNR; translated from the coding sequence ATGATTACTGGAAAAACACTTATCAATTTAGGATTCAAGCAAGGAAAATGGTTTAAAGAAGCAATTAGCTACGCTAATAAACACAACTTGGAAGGCGATAATTTACTGAATTATTTACAGTCTGCTGAGCCTATTGTGATAGAGCCTTATGCTACGCCCTTGAATTATCATAAAAATATTCGTGCAGAATCGGATGAAGAAGTGGCAAATGTAGAGCAAATCCATAAAACAATGGAAGAGCTTATGAAAACGCCTACTTTGGTGGAAGGTGCTGTAATGCCAGATGCTTGTCCGACAGGTGCTGTGGGACAGATTCCTGTAGGTGGAATTGCTGTGGCTAAAAATGCAATTCATCCAGCCATGCATAGCGCAGATATTTGTTGTTCGGTAATGATGACCAATTTAGGACACATTGACCCTAAAAAAGTCTTGGATAAGGCACATGCGCTTACTCATTTTGGAGGAGGAGGGCGAAAAGATATTTTTGATTTGCCTAGAGATTTGGAAGACAAAATCAAGTCTAACCGATTTTTGAATACAGATAGAAGTTTGAAATTTGCCCGTACTCATTTGGCTACGCAGGGCGACGGAAATCACTTCTTGTATGTAGGTCGTTCTGAAAAAACAGGCGAAACAATGCTAGTAACGCATCACGGAAGCCGTGGGTTTGGTGCAAATTTATATACAGAAGGGATGCGATTGGCAGAAGCCTTTAGAAAACAAATGTCTCCAAAAACACTTGCCAAAAATGCGTGGATTCCTTACGATACAGAAGAAGGAAAAGCCTATTGGGAAGCTCTGCAAATTATCAGAGAATGGACGAAATTAAATCATAAACTGCTTCACGATACTACACAGCGAAGGCTGAAAGTAGAAACGCTAGACCAGTTTTGGAATGAGCATAATTTTGTTTTTAAGGAAGATGATTTGTTTTATCATGCAAAAGGAGCTACGCCATTAGATGATAAATTTGTTCCAGATTCTAAAGACGGTCTGCGCCTAATTCCTTTGAATATGAGCGAGCCTATTCTAATTGTGAAGGGAGAAACTACTGATTCTAATCTAGGCTTTGCGCCACACGGTGCAGGTAGAGATGTGAGCCGTTCGCAGCATAAGAGAAACAAAGCAGACAAAACAAAAGAGCAAGTTTTTGCTGAAGAAACAGCAAACTTGGATGTTCGTTTTTTCTCTGGAGAGATAGATATTTCAGAGTTGCCATCTGCCTATAAAAATGCTCAAAACGTACAAGATCAAATGAAAGAGTTTGGACTTGGTGAAGTAAAAGATAAAATTTTGCCTTATGGCTGTATTATGGCTGGCGACTGGGAGGTAAATGCGCCTTGGAAAATAAAGGCTAGAAAAAAGCGTGAAGCCAAGGAGCGAAAAGCAAAAAATAAAATTGCTAAAGAGAAATACAGAAATCGCTAG